In Brucella melitensis bv. 1 str. 16M, a genomic segment contains:
- the arfB gene encoding alternative ribosome rescue aminoacyl-tRNA hydrolase ArfB, translating to MGSLMQEDRNIIRITRRLSIHEDDLEEAFIRASGPGGQNVNKVSTAVQLRFHAARSGLPEDILSRLFKLAGQKGTKDGDILIEANRFRTQERNREDARERLLALIAKAAEPPPPPRKKTKPSRGAVERRLKAKSGRSEIKKGRGKVSFD from the coding sequence ATAGGTTCTCTCATGCAAGAGGATCGCAACATCATCCGCATAACCAGGCGCCTGTCGATCCACGAGGACGATCTGGAGGAAGCGTTTATCCGCGCATCCGGCCCCGGCGGGCAGAATGTCAACAAGGTTTCGACCGCTGTGCAATTGCGCTTTCATGCCGCGCGATCCGGTCTGCCGGAAGATATTCTGTCACGGCTTTTCAAGCTGGCCGGACAGAAAGGCACAAAGGACGGCGATATCCTGATTGAAGCCAATCGCTTCCGCACGCAGGAGCGCAATCGCGAGGACGCCCGCGAACGCCTTCTTGCGCTGATCGCCAAGGCAGCCGAACCGCCGCCCCCGCCACGCAAGAAGACCAAACCATCCAGAGGTGCGGTCGAGCGCCGCCTGAAGGCAAAATCCGGCCGCTCCGAGATCAAAAAAGGACGCGGCAAGGTTTCTTTTGATTAG
- the coaA gene encoding type I pantothenate kinase, which yields MWEKVDQLTPSRYSPYRFFSAQEWAAFRADTPLTLTYEEVKRLRSLGDPIDLDEVRRIYLSLSRLLYAHVEASQLLFRQRQQFLNMEESYKTPFIIGVAGSVAVGKSTMARILKELLARWPSSPKVDLVTTDGFLYPNAVLREQNMMERKGFPESYDIGAVLRFLSAIKAGMSRVRAPLYSHLSYDVLPGEYQIVDKPDILIFEGINVLQVRDLPEDGKMVPFVSDFFDFSIYIDADPRLIHKWYIDRFMRLRETAFRDPQSFFHRYSQLSQEAARSIAEGLWQNINLKNLNENILPTRPRADLILRKGSDHLIEEVALRKI from the coding sequence ATGTGGGAAAAAGTCGATCAGCTCACCCCGTCCCGGTATTCGCCCTACCGCTTCTTTTCGGCGCAGGAATGGGCAGCCTTCCGGGCCGATACACCGCTCACCCTCACCTATGAAGAGGTCAAGCGGCTGCGCTCGCTGGGCGACCCGATTGATCTGGATGAAGTGCGGCGCATCTATCTGTCGCTCTCGCGGCTTCTTTATGCGCATGTGGAGGCAAGCCAGCTTCTGTTTCGCCAGCGCCAGCAATTCCTCAACATGGAGGAATCCTACAAGACCCCCTTCATCATCGGTGTGGCCGGGTCCGTGGCGGTGGGCAAGTCCACCATGGCACGTATCCTCAAGGAGCTTCTGGCCCGCTGGCCGTCAAGCCCCAAGGTCGACCTCGTGACGACCGACGGTTTTCTCTATCCCAACGCGGTCCTGCGCGAGCAGAACATGATGGAGCGAAAGGGCTTTCCCGAAAGCTACGATATTGGCGCGGTCCTGCGCTTCCTGTCGGCGATCAAGGCGGGCATGAGCCGTGTGCGCGCGCCGCTCTATTCGCATTTGAGCTATGATGTGCTCCCCGGCGAGTACCAGATCGTCGACAAGCCCGATATTCTGATTTTTGAAGGCATTAACGTGTTGCAGGTGCGCGATCTGCCGGAAGACGGCAAGATGGTGCCTTTCGTATCGGATTTCTTCGATTTCTCGATCTATATCGATGCCGATCCGCGCCTGATCCATAAATGGTATATCGACCGCTTCATGCGCCTGCGTGAAACGGCGTTTCGCGACCCGCAATCCTTCTTCCATCGCTATTCGCAGCTTTCGCAGGAGGCGGCCCGCTCCATCGCCGAGGGCCTCTGGCAGAATATCAACCTGAAGAACCTGAATGAGAATATTCTGCCCACCCGCCCCCGCGCCGATCTCATCTTGCGAAAAGGCAGCGATCATCTGATTGAGGAAGTGGCTCTCAGGAAAATCTGA
- a CDS encoding phosphoribosyl-ATP diphosphatase encodes MSQFTLADLERIVAERASVTDGTSYTASLVAKGQPKAAQKLGEEAVETVIAAVSGDRAGVVSESADLLYHLAVVWNIAGVALEDVLQELQRRTAQTGLAEKASRPKG; translated from the coding sequence ATGAGCCAGTTTACGCTTGCAGACCTTGAACGGATCGTGGCCGAGCGCGCCAGCGTGACGGATGGTACATCCTATACGGCAAGCCTTGTGGCGAAAGGGCAGCCGAAGGCTGCGCAGAAACTGGGCGAGGAAGCGGTGGAAACGGTGATAGCAGCCGTTTCCGGCGACCGTGCCGGCGTCGTCTCGGAAAGTGCCGATCTGCTCTATCATCTGGCGGTGGTCTGGAATATTGCAGGCGTGGCGCTGGAGGATGTGCTTCAGGAACTTCAGCGCCGCACCGCCCAGACCGGCCTTGCGGAAAAGGCCAGCCGCCCGAAGGGCTGA
- the hisF gene encoding imidazole glycerol phosphate synthase subunit HisF: MTLKARVIPCLDVKDGRVVKGVNFVDLIDAGDPVEAARAYDAAGADELCFLDITASSDNRETIFDVVARTAEQCFMPLTVGGGVRQVADIRKLLLAGADKVSINTAAVKNPEFVAEAADKFGNQCIVVAIDAKKVSGAGENDHWEIFTHGGRQPTGIDAVEFAQKVVDLGAGEILLTSMDRDGTKAGYDVALTRAVADSVRAPVIASGGVGTLDHLVAGIRDGHATAVLAASIFHFGTYTIGEAKRYMAEAGIPMRLDPVR; encoded by the coding sequence ATGACTTTGAAAGCAAGAGTGATTCCCTGTCTCGATGTGAAAGATGGCCGCGTCGTCAAAGGTGTGAACTTCGTTGATCTGATCGATGCCGGTGATCCGGTGGAAGCCGCCCGCGCCTATGATGCGGCAGGCGCCGACGAATTGTGCTTTCTCGACATCACGGCGTCTTCGGACAATCGCGAGACAATTTTCGATGTGGTGGCGCGTACAGCCGAACAGTGCTTCATGCCCTTGACCGTTGGTGGCGGGGTTCGCCAGGTGGCCGATATCCGCAAGCTTCTTTTGGCGGGAGCCGACAAGGTGTCGATCAATACCGCAGCGGTGAAGAACCCGGAATTCGTGGCGGAAGCCGCCGACAAGTTTGGCAATCAATGCATTGTTGTCGCCATCGATGCGAAAAAGGTTTCCGGCGCGGGTGAAAATGATCACTGGGAAATCTTCACCCATGGCGGGCGGCAGCCGACCGGCATCGATGCGGTGGAATTTGCACAGAAGGTCGTGGACCTTGGCGCAGGCGAAATCCTGCTCACCTCCATGGACCGCGATGGCACCAAGGCGGGGTACGACGTGGCGCTGACCCGCGCCGTGGCCGATAGCGTGCGCGCGCCGGTCATCGCATCGGGCGGCGTCGGCACTCTCGATCATCTGGTGGCGGGCATTCGCGATGGCCATGCGACGGCGGTTCTCGCCGCTTCGATTTTCCACTTCGGCACCTATACGATCGGCGAGGCCAAGCGCTATATGGCCGAAGCCGGCATTCCGATGCGGCTCGATCCGGTCCGTTGA
- the hisA gene encoding 1-(5-phosphoribosyl)-5-[(5-phosphoribosylamino)methylideneamino]imidazole-4-carboxamide isomerase has product MILFPAIDLKDGQCVRLKLGDMDQATIYNEDPAAQAKAFEDQGFEWLHVVDLNGAFAGESVNGTAVEAILKATKNPVQLGGGIRTLAHIENWLSRGLRRVILGTVAVRDPALVMEACKAFPGQVAVGIDAKGGKVAVEGWAEASRLGVIELAKKFEGAGVAAIIYTDIDRDGVLAGINWDSTLALAEAVSIPVIASGGLASMEDIRRLATPEMRKLEGAISGRALYDGRIDPAEALSVLRAAA; this is encoded by the coding sequence ATGATCCTTTTTCCCGCCATCGATTTGAAAGACGGTCAATGCGTGCGCCTCAAGCTCGGCGACATGGATCAGGCGACCATCTACAACGAAGACCCCGCCGCGCAGGCAAAAGCCTTTGAGGATCAGGGCTTTGAATGGCTGCATGTGGTCGATCTCAACGGCGCCTTCGCAGGCGAGAGCGTCAATGGCACAGCTGTTGAAGCCATTTTGAAGGCGACGAAGAACCCGGTGCAGCTTGGCGGCGGCATCCGCACGCTCGCCCATATTGAAAACTGGCTTTCCAGGGGCCTGCGCCGCGTCATTCTGGGGACTGTCGCCGTGCGCGATCCAGCCCTCGTCATGGAAGCCTGCAAGGCCTTTCCAGGGCAGGTCGCCGTTGGCATCGATGCCAAGGGCGGCAAGGTTGCCGTGGAAGGCTGGGCCGAAGCTTCAAGGCTGGGCGTTATCGAACTTGCGAAGAAATTTGAAGGCGCAGGCGTCGCAGCCATCATTTATACCGATATCGACCGTGATGGCGTGCTGGCGGGGATCAACTGGGATTCGACGCTGGCGCTTGCCGAAGCCGTTTCCATTCCGGTGATTGCCTCCGGCGGCCTTGCCTCGATGGAGGATATCAGGCGTCTGGCCACCCCTGAAATGCGCAAGCTTGAAGGGGCGATTTCCGGCCGTGCGCTTTACGATGGCCGCATCGACCCGGCGGAAGCATTATCAGTATTGAGGGCTGCGGCATGA
- the hisH gene encoding imidazole glycerol phosphate synthase subunit HisH, with the protein MRVAIIDYGSGNLRSATKAFERAAHESGISAEIDLTCDAQRVASADRIVLPGVGAYADCRRGLDAVPGMVEALNDTVLKKARPFLGICVGMQLMSERGLEKTVTNGLGWIAGDVREMVPSDASLKIPQIGWNRIHVKHSHPIFDGIPTGDDGLHAYFVHSYMLDAKNASDVLAVTDYGGDVTAAVGRDNMVGTQFHPEKSQLLGLSFIANFLKWKP; encoded by the coding sequence ATGCGTGTTGCTATTATTGACTATGGTTCCGGCAATCTTCGCTCGGCCACCAAGGCTTTCGAGCGCGCCGCCCATGAAAGCGGCATATCGGCGGAAATCGACCTGACTTGCGATGCGCAGCGGGTTGCCAGCGCAGACCGCATCGTCCTGCCCGGTGTTGGCGCCTATGCGGATTGCCGCCGTGGGCTCGATGCCGTACCCGGCATGGTCGAGGCGCTGAACGATACCGTATTGAAGAAAGCGCGTCCGTTCCTTGGCATCTGCGTGGGTATGCAGCTTATGTCGGAACGCGGACTGGAAAAAACCGTCACGAACGGCCTTGGCTGGATTGCGGGCGATGTGCGTGAAATGGTGCCGTCCGATGCATCGCTGAAAATTCCGCAGATCGGCTGGAATCGGATTCACGTGAAACATTCGCATCCGATCTTCGACGGAATCCCCACCGGCGACGACGGCCTGCATGCCTATTTTGTCCACTCCTATATGCTGGATGCGAAAAATGCATCCGATGTTCTGGCTGTGACCGATTATGGCGGCGACGTTACCGCCGCCGTCGGGCGCGACAACATGGTGGGCACCCAGTTCCATCCCGAAAAGAGCCAGTTGCTCGGCCTTTCGTTCATTGCCAATTTCCTGAAATGGAAGCCTTGA
- a CDS encoding DUF2628 domain-containing protein, which translates to MAQFVVLEPTGAEAFSGEAGTGSPSEKAVFVRDGFSILALVFPFVWLLMQRLWFEAFAVLGITILLGLAGTSLGIDDAVPLLAILVSLFVALEGAGWKIAKLERQGYVQRAVIEAADLDEAEIRYFIGRDGVETASADIPVPQWGQQVSRPAPSTFGATIGFVGHRGEN; encoded by the coding sequence ATGGCGCAATTCGTCGTTCTTGAACCGACCGGAGCCGAGGCATTTTCAGGAGAGGCGGGAACCGGCTCTCCGTCCGAAAAGGCCGTGTTCGTGCGCGACGGATTTTCTATACTGGCGCTGGTGTTTCCTTTCGTCTGGCTTTTGATGCAGCGGCTCTGGTTCGAGGCATTCGCCGTTCTGGGCATAACCATCCTGCTTGGACTTGCCGGGACCAGCCTGGGTATCGACGACGCGGTTCCGCTGCTTGCCATTCTGGTCTCGCTGTTCGTGGCTCTTGAGGGCGCCGGCTGGAAGATCGCGAAGCTTGAACGGCAGGGTTATGTCCAGCGCGCAGTCATTGAGGCAGCCGATCTGGATGAGGCGGAAATCCGCTATTTCATCGGGCGCGACGGGGTTGAAACCGCGTCTGCGGATATCCCCGTTCCGCAATGGGGCCAGCAAGTGTCCCGCCCTGCTCCTTCCACCTTTGGCGCGACTATAGGATTTGTCGGCCATCGCGGAGAAAACTGA
- the hisB gene encoding imidazoleglycerol-phosphate dehydratase HisB translates to MTAESTRKASIERSTKETSIAVSVDLDGVGKFDITTGVGFFDHMLEQLSRHSLIDMRVMAKGDLHIDDHHTVEDTGIALGQAVAKALGERRGIVRYASLDLAMDDTLTGAAVDVSGRAFLVWNVNFTTAKIGTFDTELVREFFQAFAMNAGITLHINNHYGANNHHIAESTFKAVARVLRAALETDPRQKDAIPSTKGSLKG, encoded by the coding sequence ATGACCGCTGAAAGCACCCGCAAGGCCAGCATCGAACGCTCCACCAAGGAAACGAGCATTGCCGTTTCCGTCGATCTGGATGGCGTCGGTAAGTTCGACATCACCACCGGCGTCGGCTTTTTCGATCATATGCTGGAACAACTTTCGCGCCATTCACTGATCGACATGCGCGTGATGGCCAAGGGCGACCTGCATATCGATGATCACCACACGGTCGAGGATACGGGTATCGCGCTCGGCCAGGCCGTCGCCAAGGCTCTGGGCGAGCGGCGCGGCATCGTGCGCTATGCCTCGCTCGACCTTGCCATGGACGACACGCTGACGGGTGCCGCAGTGGACGTATCGGGCCGCGCCTTTCTGGTCTGGAACGTGAATTTCACGACCGCCAAGATCGGCACCTTCGACACCGAACTGGTGCGCGAATTCTTCCAGGCTTTCGCCATGAATGCTGGCATCACGCTTCATATCAACAATCATTACGGCGCCAACAACCACCATATCGCCGAATCGACCTTCAAGGCTGTTGCGCGCGTTCTGCGCGCCGCCCTTGAGACCGATCCCCGCCAGAAGGACGCGATCCCCTCCACCAAGGGGTCGCTCAAGGGCTAA
- the hslV gene encoding ATP-dependent protease subunit HslV, translating to MIEHNPTTIYGTTIVTVRKDGKVVIAGDGQVSLGNTVMKGNARKVRRIGKGNVIAGFAGATADAFTLLERLEAKLEQYPDQLMRASVELTKDWRTDRYLRKLEAMMLVADSKVTLALTGTGDVLEPEQGVMAIGSGGNYALAAARALIETDKSAEEIARKAMNIAADICIYTNHNIIVESLDAQ from the coding sequence ATGATCGAACATAATCCCACAACAATTTACGGCACAACAATTGTCACCGTGCGCAAGGACGGCAAGGTCGTCATCGCTGGCGATGGACAGGTTTCGCTCGGCAACACCGTCATGAAGGGCAATGCGCGCAAGGTGCGCCGCATCGGCAAGGGCAATGTGATCGCCGGTTTTGCAGGCGCGACCGCCGACGCCTTCACGCTTCTGGAGCGCCTCGAAGCCAAGCTTGAACAATATCCCGACCAGCTTATGCGCGCTTCGGTGGAACTGACCAAGGACTGGCGCACCGACCGCTACTTGCGCAAACTGGAAGCCATGATGCTTGTCGCCGACAGCAAGGTGACGCTGGCGCTGACCGGCACGGGCGACGTGCTGGAGCCGGAGCAGGGCGTGATGGCCATCGGTTCCGGCGGCAATTACGCGCTCGCCGCCGCCCGCGCCCTCATCGAGACGGATAAATCGGCGGAAGAAATTGCCCGCAAGGCAATGAATATTGCAGCCGATATCTGCATCTACACCAATCACAATATCATCGTCGAAAGCCTCGACGCGCAGTGA
- the hslU gene encoding ATP-dependent protease ATPase subunit HslU, with translation MSNFSPREIVSELDRFIIGQKDAKRAVAIALRNRWRRQQLEGQMREEVMPKNILMIGPTGVGKTEISRRLAKLAGAPFVKVEATKFTEVGYVGRDVEQIIRDLVEIAITLVREKRREDVKAKAHLNAEERVLDALVGKTASPVTRDSFRKKLRNGEMDDKEIEIEVSDSGASPNFEIPGMPGANIGVLNISDMLGKAMGGRTKTRKTTVKDSYPILINDESDKLLDQDQIVQEALRVSEDEGIVFIDEIDKIAAREGGSGAGVSREGVQRDLLPLVEGTTVATKYGPVKTDHILFITSGAFHVSKPSDLLPELQGRLPIRVELSALTREDFRRILTETEASLIKQYIALMETEEVKLEFSDDAIDALADIAVDLNATVENIGARRLQTVMEKVLDEISFTAPDKAGATFIIDAAYVKEKIGGLAKNTDLSRFIL, from the coding sequence ATGAGCAATTTTTCTCCCCGTGAAATCGTTTCGGAGCTTGACCGCTTCATCATCGGCCAGAAGGACGCCAAGCGCGCGGTGGCCATTGCGCTGCGCAATCGCTGGCGCCGCCAGCAGCTTGAAGGGCAGATGCGCGAAGAGGTCATGCCGAAGAATATCCTGATGATCGGGCCGACCGGCGTGGGCAAAACGGAAATCTCGCGCCGTCTGGCCAAGCTTGCAGGCGCGCCCTTCGTCAAGGTGGAGGCCACCAAATTTACCGAAGTGGGCTATGTCGGCCGCGATGTGGAGCAGATCATCCGCGATCTGGTCGAGATCGCCATCACGCTTGTGCGTGAAAAGCGCCGCGAGGACGTGAAGGCCAAGGCGCATCTCAACGCCGAGGAACGGGTTCTGGACGCGCTCGTGGGCAAGACGGCCAGCCCCGTCACCCGTGACAGCTTCCGCAAGAAGCTGCGCAATGGCGAGATGGACGACAAGGAAATCGAGATCGAGGTTTCCGATTCCGGCGCCAGCCCGAACTTCGAGATTCCCGGCATGCCGGGCGCGAATATCGGCGTGCTCAATATTTCCGACATGCTGGGCAAGGCCATGGGCGGGCGCACCAAGACGCGCAAGACCACGGTGAAGGATTCCTACCCCATCCTCATCAATGACGAATCCGACAAGCTGCTCGATCAGGACCAGATCGTGCAGGAGGCGCTGCGTGTGAGCGAGGATGAAGGCATCGTCTTCATCGATGAGATTGACAAGATCGCCGCGCGCGAAGGCGGGAGCGGGGCAGGCGTCTCGCGTGAAGGCGTGCAGCGCGACCTGCTACCGCTTGTCGAAGGCACAACGGTCGCGACCAAATACGGGCCGGTGAAGACGGATCACATTCTTTTCATCACCTCAGGCGCGTTCCATGTCTCCAAGCCATCCGATCTTCTGCCGGAATTGCAGGGCCGCCTGCCCATCCGCGTGGAACTTTCCGCGCTGACGCGGGAGGATTTCCGCCGCATTCTGACGGAAACCGAGGCAAGCCTCATCAAGCAGTATATTGCGCTCATGGAAACGGAAGAGGTGAAGCTTGAATTCTCCGACGACGCGATTGATGCGCTGGCCGATATCGCGGTCGATCTCAACGCGACGGTGGAGAATATCGGCGCCCGCCGCCTGCAAACCGTGATGGAGAAGGTGCTGGACGAAATTTCCTTCACCGCGCCGGACAAGGCCGGAGCAACCTTCATCATCGACGCAGCCTATGTGAAGGAGAAGATCGGCGGCCTTGCCAAAAACACCGATCTTTCGCGCTTCATTCTTTAA
- a CDS encoding DUF1402 family protein has protein sequence MTSRSNRSIAGFCLGAIPNAKPLRTFAGIALAFFLASQSAHAVTVVPPGNRNAEQPPIPGASAKRTHELSTTYEKKYQKIYNLLKKDASLRSKIRSTAAAYGIDPIHIIGAIVGEHTYNVDVYDRLQTYYVKAMSYVNQGVSFGYNGESIGQFIKRPEFAACLRFKDSYSLWTCRENVWNADFRGKSVGGKAYPNNRFSAVFFQPFYAGQTFGLGQINPLTALQMSDMVNRISGLPKLDADDGNAVYKTIMDPDLTLPYIAATLKQSITTYRQIADFDISKNPGITATLYNTGGTQARAHTPANENARRKAAGQEPMLPQENYYGWLVNSKLDELKALF, from the coding sequence ATGACCAGCAGATCGAACCGCAGCATCGCGGGCTTTTGTTTGGGTGCCATTCCCAATGCAAAACCGCTCCGCACCTTTGCCGGGATTGCTTTGGCATTCTTCCTTGCCAGCCAGAGCGCCCATGCGGTGACGGTCGTGCCGCCCGGCAACCGCAACGCAGAGCAGCCGCCAATTCCCGGCGCTTCGGCCAAGCGCACCCATGAGCTTAGCACCACGTATGAAAAGAAATACCAGAAGATCTACAACCTTCTGAAAAAGGACGCATCCCTGCGCTCCAAAATCCGCTCGACCGCCGCAGCCTATGGCATCGACCCGATCCACATCATCGGCGCAATCGTGGGTGAACACACCTATAATGTCGATGTCTATGACCGGCTTCAGACCTATTACGTCAAGGCCATGTCCTATGTGAACCAGGGTGTGAGTTTCGGCTATAATGGCGAAAGCATCGGCCAGTTCATCAAGCGGCCGGAATTTGCAGCCTGCCTCCGGTTCAAGGACAGCTATTCGCTGTGGACCTGCCGCGAAAATGTCTGGAATGCGGATTTTCGCGGCAAATCGGTGGGTGGAAAAGCCTATCCGAACAACCGTTTCAGCGCCGTCTTCTTCCAGCCCTTCTATGCCGGGCAGACCTTTGGCCTTGGCCAGATCAATCCGCTGACCGCACTTCAGATGTCGGATATGGTGAACCGTATTTCCGGCCTGCCGAAGCTCGACGCCGACGACGGCAATGCCGTCTACAAGACCATCATGGACCCCGACCTGACGCTGCCCTATATTGCAGCCACGCTGAAACAGTCGATCACGACCTATCGCCAGATCGCCGATTTCGACATTTCCAAAAATCCGGGCATCACCGCGACGCTTTATAATACTGGCGGCACGCAGGCACGCGCCCATACGCCGGCAAACGAAAACGCGCGACGCAAAGCAGCCGGGCAGGAACCAATGCTGCCGCAGGAAAATTATTATGGCTGGCTGGTCAATTCCAAGCTCGACGAGCTGAAGGCGCTTTTCTGA